A segment of the Planctomycetaceae bacterium genome:
AGACAGTTGTGGATCACTTCCGGCCAGGTCCGAAGTTCCAGCTCCCGTGACGGCTGCAGAGATTCGGGCAGCGGTTCGAAGGAGATCAGAAACTCAAGGTCTGGCAACTGATCCAGAACGTCAAACACCTTCGCCGCCTGTTCTGCGCCGCTGACGATGACTCCCCGCGATTGCGAATGGCCGACCTGATAGGCGACCTGTTCGGGTGTCAGCGGAGCATGCATCGTGACGCCGGCGGCTCCGCACGACAGCACGGCCAGGTCCGCAAGGATCCATTCGACACGATTTTCAGATAGGATACCGATGCGGTCGCCGCGATTGATGCCAAGCTGCAGCAAGCCAAACGTCGCTCGGTCGGCAAGATTTCGTGCGTCGTGCCAGGACAGATCGTGCCAGAGTCCGTCTCGCTTGTAACGAATTGCAATGCGCGGCCCGAGAGCGCTGGCGGCGGAGCGGTGCATGGTACAAAGCGTGCCGTCGGCCATCGGACTCTTTCTGTCGTCAATCACCCAGCCGTTCGAAGATTGTGGCGACTCCCTGCCCCTGGCCGACGCACATCGTCGCAAGTCCGTACCGGCATCCTTCGCTTTGCATCCGGTGCAGCAACGTGACCGAAATGCGGCACCCGCTGGCTCCCAGAGGATGTCCGATGGAGATCGCTCCGCCGCGTGTGTTCACGCGTTTTTCATCGATACCCAGCCGCTTCAATACGGAAAGCACCTGCACGGCGAACGCTTCGTTGATTTCAATGCAGGCCATGTCGTCCAGCGACAGGCCGGCTCGCTTCAGAGCCTTGTGAACGGCCGGAACAGGTCCGATTCCCATCTCGCACGGTTCGACGCCCGCGACGGCCATCGCCTTCACGCGAGCCAGAGGCTTCATTCCGAGTTCGCGGGCCTTGTCTTCGGACATCATCAGCACAGCCGCCGCTCCCACGCTTAGCGGAGAACTGTTTCCGGCCGTGACCGAGCCGCCGTGAGGATTGAACACCGGCGGAAGTTCCGCCAGCGCCGACACGCTGCAGTCGGACCGAACACACTGGTCGCGAGTCAGCGGGATTCTGCGGCCTTCGTCGTCGCGTCCCCAGGTCGGGATAACTTCATCGCTGAACGCGCCGGATTGAAATGCCTGATCGGCAAGTTCATGGCTGCGACACGCGAATTCGTCCTGCTGCTGACGTCCGATTTCGTACTTCACGGCCAGGTATTCGGCTGTCATGCCCATGTTCATCATCGCTTCGCTGTTACGGCGGAACAGTCGCGGCGACGGGTTGTAATCCTTATCCATGGGAATATGGTGCATGTGCTCAACACCGCCGGCGATCTGGATGTTTTCGCATCCGGCCGCGATGCTCATCGCACAGTCGTTGATCGCCTGCAGGCTGGATGCGCAGTTGCGATTGATGGTGACGCCGCCGACTTCGATCGGCAGTTCGGCGATGATTGCGGCGTTGCGAGCGATGTCGAACCCCTGTTCGCCCTGCTGCTGAACACAGCCCCAGCGAATATCTTCGATCAGGTGCGGATCGATGCCCGACCTGTCAACGATCGCTTTCATGAGTTCCGCGGAAAGATCGTCGGAACGAGTATCGCGGAACAACCCCTTGTCCGGCGACGCCTTCGCAATGGGTGTCCGAATGGCATGCGTGACGACGGCACTGGTCATATTGATGAGATTCCCGAGAGCGGTTGGTTGTTAAGGGCTGCCCGTGCAATTGTTTCGGCGACTGTTGTTTCGGTTAATGCGCCGTTTTCCAATTTGTCCTTTCCGCGTGCATCAGCCGCCGAACTTTGTTTTCGGAACCTCCAGCGGATAGAAGCGATCGCCGGACGACGCCATCTGCTTCAGCATCTCCGGAGCTTCAAACCGTTTTCCGAGAGACTCGTACTTCGCGGCACGATCGACAATCGCGGCGGCTCCTTCGTTGTCACACCATGCCAGCAGGCCGCCTCGAAACGGCGGAAATCCGGTTCCGAGAATCATCGCCATATCAACGTGCGCCGGCTCGGA
Coding sequences within it:
- a CDS encoding acetyl-CoA C-acyltransferase, with amino-acid sequence MTSAVVTHAIRTPIAKASPDKGLFRDTRSDDLSAELMKAIVDRSGIDPHLIEDIRWGCVQQQGEQGFDIARNAAIIAELPIEVGGVTINRNCASSLQAINDCAMSIAAGCENIQIAGGVEHMHHIPMDKDYNPSPRLFRRNSEAMMNMGMTAEYLAVKYEIGRQQQDEFACRSHELADQAFQSGAFSDEVIPTWGRDDEGRRIPLTRDQCVRSDCSVSALAELPPVFNPHGGSVTAGNSSPLSVGAAAVLMMSEDKARELGMKPLARVKAMAVAGVEPCEMGIGPVPAVHKALKRAGLSLDDMACIEINEAFAVQVLSVLKRLGIDEKRVNTRGGAISIGHPLGASGCRISVTLLHRMQSEGCRYGLATMCVGQGQGVATIFERLGD